From the genome of Methylocystis heyeri:
CGGCGTCCTGGCCGCCGGCGAAGCTGTAAAGCACCGTCTCCAGCCATTGAGTCGAGGGCGGAGCGGGCGGCGTCAAAGAAAAGACTACGCCGTTGTCGTGCGCCCCCCTCTCTGGGTCGTCCCGTACAAGGTTCCGGAAGAATCCATCGTTAATCCAGAGATTGCCCCTGAGCCGTCGCTCCCGCCGAAGGCATGCAGCACAGTCTCGCACCAGAGGTTTTGACCTCTGGGCGCGCAGTCGGAGCCCTGCGGCGTCAGTTTGAACACGACGCCTTGGCCGGCTCCTCCGGCCAGGGGCGTGCCGTAGAGCGCTACGGGGCGGCCGCTATAAGAAAAGAAACCAGTGACGGTGTGTTCAGATCTCTGAAAGCGTCGAGGATGTTCATTCGGGGCTCCCGAAATAAAGTGCATTTATGGCTGTACAGTTATCCCGGCGCCGAAAAGGGGCAAGCATCGAGAGGGCAGGGCTTCGCCGTTGAGGAACAGACAGCAATTCCGTATCTTGCTCGCCGGCGCGTTTATCCGCCTCCAGCCGAAAGGTCCATGGAGCAAGACACATGGCGATTTATAAAGCGGCAAATCTCATTGAAGTCTACAGAGCCAAATCGAAATCAAAGGATATAAACGAACTGACGGGCAGGACCGGGCGGCCGGACCTCACCCGCTTTGTGACAAGAAACATCATAGCCAAATTGCCCTTGAACGAGTCCTCCTGCGTCGTCGACGTCGGCTGCGGTCACGGCCTCCTGCTGCATTACGCCGCCGAGATGGGCGTCAATCCCTATAAGGGCAGACTGATCGGCATCCTGCCCACCAAAGAAGAGGTGTCGCGGGTCCGCGCCCATCTCCTCGACGATCCCGCGGTGCGGAGCGGCCTTATCTCGATCGAACTCGGAACCGCGGAAAGGACGGGCCTCCCGGACGGCTTCGCCGATGTGGCGGTGTGCAACAGCGTGATACATGGCGCGGGGCGTTCGCTCGAAGACGCAAAAGCCGCGCTGGCGGAATTCAATCGGATATTGAAGCCGGGCTGCGTCTTATTTCTCGGCGAGCTTCCCGACTCCGATGAATTTGCGGGAAGAAACTGCGGAGATTCGATAACCGGCTGGCTTTTTTATGTTTTGAAGAATCAGGGGCTGGACGCCTTTTTGGCCAGGCTGAAACAGGTGGCTCTCGCGCTGGTCGGCGAAGAGCCGTTCGTCGTCGCTCCAAAGAAGCTTTTTTATAGCCCGCCGGGAGAGTTCATCGATTTGGCGAGGCAATTCGGTTTCGAACCCATCGAGCATTACAGGCATGTCGAGATACACCAGGATGCCGGGGAGGGCGAAAGCGCGACCCGTTGGGATTATCTTTTAAGAAAGATTTCCGCGGTTCAAAATTAGTTCGCCCTGCGCGTTGAGCTCGAGATGAGAAACGAACCCCTGCTGACGATAGGCATTCCCAGTTACAACAGGCCGAAGAAGCTCGAGGAGCTTCTCGATCAGTTGTCCGCCGGGTTGGAAGCCGAACGATTCAACGTGTTGCTGGTGGACGACGGCGATAATCCGCAGACCCTCGCGGTCGCAGCGAAATTCATGGAGCGTCCCGGTTTCTCCTATCTCAAGAATGAAACCAATATCGGCTACGCGCGATCCTTTTGCCGGCTGATACAGCAGTGCCCGAGCGAATATCTGCTGGCGACGGGCGACGACGATCTGGTTGAAACGGCCAATCTCGAGAGGATCGAAGCCGTCCTGCAGGAGAAACGCCCGGATTTCGCCTGTCCGATCTATTTGCTGGGCGGCCAGATCTATCGCGGCGTATCGGTCGATAGAACGATCCTTCCGGCGGAATATATCCTGTGTTCAGGACACGCGCCCGGCCTGGTCTATCGCGCCGAGGCGTTCAGACCGCTGTTGCCCGTGCTGCATAAGCGGGTGGAGCAGCGAAAATCGGATGCGTTCTGCTACCCGCAGGTGCTGTGCGCCATTGCGGCGCTCCTGCAAGAACGGCAAGCCGTTTTCCTCGGCGTCGCGAGCGCCTACGACAATGAGAGCTTGCCGAGCGATCTGACCGACAGCGGCGGCGGGCGCTACTGGGATTACGAGTCGAGGCTGCAGCAGTTCGCGGCTTTCGACGAGTTCATCGCAAATTTCCCTGCCGCGCATGAGTCGGCTCGCGCAGAGATGCTGCGCGCTCATCGCTCGAATTTTATCCATCGGGTCATTTTCGCCTGGAGCCAGAACGACCCTGCTTCGGAGGCGAGATTCGAACGCCTGATGATCAGAAATCAGATAGCGCGAAAGATGCCGCGGAAATTGAAGGAGCTGGTGAAAATGGCGCTTCGCTCGAATGCGTAAACCGATCCGGTGCTGACGGGGAGGGTTTGCAATGCTGCGAGCTGCGTCATAGTGACGCCGACGCCCGCGGATGCATGGCCGCCGGCCGTGGACTTTTCGAAAACCCGCCGGCGTCGGGAGTTGTTCTGGATGACGCCACGATCTGCGAAACGGTCGTTCTCTCCCTTCAGGCTTTCGCAACGGTTGGCGATGAGTTACGCAATTGCGCAATTCGCTGCTCGGCATCTTGAGGGCGTCGGTCGATGAATCAGAGGCTAATCTATGACGTCGGCATGCATACGGGAGCCGATTGCGATTTCTATCTAAAAAAGGGATTCAATGTCGTCGGGATAGAAGCCAATCCGGCTCTCGTGGCGCATTGCGAAAAGCGGTTCGCGTCCGAGATCGAATCCGGGCGGTTGCAAATCGTCAACAGAGCTGTGAGCGAAGCACAGGGAACGATCGAGTTCTATATAGACGATGACAATCTCCTCTGGGGAACGGCGGAGCCCGAAGCCAGGCAAAGATTCCAGGAGATGGGGCACGCGCTGCGGGTTATCGAGGTCCAAGCGACCACGATGAAGGAGATATTCGCCTCGTTTGGGGTTCCCTATTACATGAAGATCGACATTGAGGGTTACGATCATCTGTGCCTGCTGGGCCTGGAGGGGATATCCGGCAGGCCCAGACATATTTCGGTAGAGGCCAGCGCCACCTCATTTGAGGCGACGCAGGCTCAGCTCGAATTGCTCAAGAGCTTCGGCTACACGAAATTCAAACGGGTTTTGCAGAATAACGTGCACAAGCAAAAATGCCCCACGCCTGCGCGCGAGGGGAAATATGTGCAGTATGAATTCGGGGCGAGCTGCAGCGGTCTGTTCGGAGAGGAACTGCCCGGGCGGTGGCTCAGTTTCGACGAGGCGGTCAGAGCTTACAGGATATTCTACTGGAAGGTGGGCATGATCGGGCCTCATACCGGCGTCTTCAGGGCGGTAAAGAGCCGATTGGCCGGGCGCATACTCGGGCGGCTGTTTTACCCCGGCGGAGGTTGGTACGACACGCACGCCACTTACTGACGACTTCGGGACGATGCGGGACGGCCAGAAACGCAGCTATAGACAAGAGCTTATTCCGCTCATATTTTTCTTCGGGCAGCTGGTTTTTCGTGGGGACCGATGCAAAGAATCCGTGGCGCGCTCCGTTTTTTCGTTCCATTTCGTCACTTCGTGGAGTCCTGCCTGGGGCGGCGGCTTCCTTTGCCTTCGTTCGCTGTTTCGCCGCCGCGCATGCCGGCGTTCGCCGCGAAAGGCGACGAGGATTTTCAGTCCGCTTATCGGGGGCGTTCGGCGGAAATTTTCTTCGCGAACGACGGCCCCGTGATTTACAAATGGCCACACTATTTTGCGGTCTATGATCAGTTGCTCGGGCCGTTGGTCGGCACGGAAGTCAGAATGCTCGAAATCGGCGTGTGCAAGGGAGGCTCGCTCAAGCTCTGGCGAGAGTTCTTTGGACCAAGAGCGGTGATCTTCGGCATAGATATCGATCGCCGCTGCGCGGCCTTCGACGGCCAGTTCGCCAGCGTGCGGATCGGCTCTCAGGACGATTCCGATTTCCTTCGGAAAGTCGTCGCTGAAATGGGCGGATTGGATGTCGTGCTGGACGACGGGTCGCACGTAGCGAGTCACCAGCGCGCCAGTTTCAATGCGCTGTTTCCTCTCCTCAGTGAAGGCGGGCTTTATATCATCGAGGATATGCACACCGCCTATTGGGCCGAATATGAAGGCGGCTTGAGGAAACAGGGCACGGCAGTCGAGTTTCTCAAGGAGAAAATCGACGAGATGCACAGGCATTACCGCAATCCGGAGTTGAACAGGCCCGAGTCCATGCCGGAGATAGAAAGCGTGCAATTTTTCGATTCAATTGCGGTGGTTCGAAAGCGCAAGCAACTGCCGAGGTTTCATATGCCTCGTCCATCGCCGCAATGACCGGTTTGCGAGTGCGCGGGTTGGTTCCTGCCGCGGCGTTATATCATGCGACGATTTGTCCGGGCTGAACATTGCTCTATGCCGTTCATAATTCATGCTTATTTGTCTTGCCGCGTTTACCCTGTCTGCCGTTACGAAACAGGTGCGGGCTTTATGCTGCTCTCAAAAATGAGAATCCCGAGGCTGTGGGGCGCGGTTCTGCTCATATGTCTCACATGCGCAGGGTGCGATACGACTTCGAACCTGGGCCCGCTTTCGCCCGAGGAACTGGATGCGCTCAACAAATCCGTGGAAGCGTCTCCCACTTTGCAGGCGGGCGAAAAAATTCGGATCACCGTTTTCGGGGAAGATCGTCTTTCCGGCGAATATGAGATCGATCCGGCCGGTTATGTGTCGCTTCCCTTGGCCGGCAACGTAAAGGCGTCGGGCTTGAGCAAGCCGCAGCTCGAACAAGCGCTCGCCAAAAAATTTCGCAGCGAATATCTGCGTGATCCCAAAGTCACGGTCGACGTGGCGAGCTTTCGGCCCTTTTTCATATTCGGCGAAGTCGCAAGGCCCGGAAAATATCCGTTCGAGAGTGGGCTCAACGCAATAACTGCAACGACTCTGGCCGGCGGCTCGACCTACCGCGCGAGTCGCACGAAAATCCTGATCCAGCACTCAGGCGAGGCGGGGTTTCACGAATATTCGCTGGCGCCGAATGTTCCGGTGCTCCCCGGCGATCTGATCAAAGTGCCCGAACGGTTTTTTTAGCTGTTGATCCGATCGCGCCTTGTGCTGGGATGAACTTCCAGAGAGGCGGAAGGTTTCATGCGAAGGATGCAGGCCTTGTCGGCGCCCGAGGGCCGAGCCGCAACTCGTCTCGCGAATGGAGGCGGAGCCCTGAAAGCGATAGGATGTCGTAGCGATGCTATCGAATTCGCAATTGAAAAATCGCCCCGAAATTAACGGTCTCCGCGCCCTCGCAGTGTTGGCCGTCATTCTCTTTCACGCTGGTTTCAGCCCCTTTAGAGGCGGCTACGTCGGCGTCGACGTATTCTTCGTCATCAGCGGTTACCTCATCACTTCCATCATCGTGAAGGACGTCGAAGCGGGCAGCTTCAGCTTCTGGGACTTCTATGAGCGACGCGCGAGGCGTATCTTGCCTGCGTTGTTTCTCGTCATTCTCTGCTGCATCCCTTTCGCGCGGCTTTGGATGATGCCGATGGAGTTGAAAGCCTTTTCCGCAAGCGTCGTCTGGGTCTGCCTTTTCGTATCAAATATACTTTTCTGGCGTCAGAGCGGCTACTTCGACGAAGCCGCGGAGCTGAAGCCTTTACTGCACACATGGAGCCTCGCGGTCGAAGAGCAATTCTACATCGTTTTCCCTGTTGCGGTCCTTTTCATGTGGCGCTTCGGTCGCAACAGAGTGAAATTGTCGATCGCGATCGTCGCTGTCGCAAGCCTCGCGCTAAGCGAATATATGTCTCGAAGCCATCCTTCAGTTGATTTTTTTTGGCTTCCGACACGAACCTGGGAGCTAATGGCGGGAGCGCTGTGTTCTTTCGTCACGCCGAAGGCTGGCGCCATCCGAGACAATTTTCTGTCAGGCGTCGGCCTTGCCGCTATTGCGACGTCGGTTCTTATTTTCAACAAGACAACGCCTGTCCCCTCTCTCATCACGCTCCTGCCTGTACTGGGGACGAGTCTAATCATACTGTTTGCAAGAGAGGAGACGTTCATCTGCTCAATGCTTTCGTCGGGTCCGCTGGTCGCTGTCGGCCTCATGAGTTACAGCGCCTATTTGTGGCACCAACCCTTGTTCGCCTTCGCTCGCCTTCGCTCTCTGAAAGAGCCGTCGCCACAGTTGATGATTTTGCTTTCCTGCATGTCCATCATGCTCGCATATCTCAGCTGGCGCTTCGTAGAGACGCCCTTGCGCAGAAAGGGAGCCATGCCGCTCCCAAGCGGCAAAATAGCGTTCTCCGCGCTGGGTTTGTCGGCCGTGCTTCTCGTGACGCTAAGCTGGTGGAGCAGCAATAATATCGCTTTTCCGAAAGGATTGGAGGCCCTTCAGGACCGCATAAGGGTGAATTACGGACTGAGCGAGGATTGCGAAGGCGATATGAATGGTTCACGGAATTGCCGAACCAGTGAGGCGCCTGAGGTTTTATTGTGGGGCGATTCGTTCTCAATGCATCTCGCCGATGGAATAAGAGCGTCGGCCGCCGAAGTATCCTTGATTCAACTGACGCAGTCTGTCTGCGGCCCATTTATCGGCATCGCGCCTACCAGCGCGAGTTATCCTGTCGCCTGGGCGAAAAAATGCATGGCGTTCAACGACCATGTCATCGAATTCATCAAGCATACGAAGTCCCTCAAATATGTGATCATGAGTTCGCCATTCTCACAATTTGTCGATGACGACTCTTACGTCGTCGTTCGTGATGGATCGGTGGTTCTTGGAAAAGAAGTCGCGTTAGAGTCATTCAGAAGCACCCTTGATACGCTGATGAAGCTCGGCGTGACGCCGGTTGTCTTTGCGCCCCCTCCAAGTCCCGGGTTCAACGCCGGCATGTGTTTGGTGAAGGCGAATATATATGAGGCGCCACCGCAGACTTGCTCGTTCACGCTGGTGGAGGCGATCGAACGTCAGCGGTCCGTGCGTGATTTCCTCCATGAAATTTCAAAGAACTATAAAGTAGTGTGGCTGGACGAGGCGATGTGCAGGGGAGGCGACTGTTTCGCCAGCCGAAGCAACACGTTCATATATCGGGACTCCGCACACCTGTCTCATGAAGGCAGCGCCCTGCTTGGAACAGAAATGAATTTTTATGGGCTGCTGGCCAGCGCGGCCGGAAACAGGATGGCTGAATAGGCTGGCCGGCGTACGGCCGGTTTTGCGCGCAGCCCGGAGTGCGAACAGCCAAAATGTCGCAGCAAAGGCGTCTCGCTTCTATATTGCCACATGTCTGAGGATTGGGGATTATGGGTCTGATTGGCGAATTTTATCAGAGCGATAACAAGGGCTCGAGATGAATTTTCGTAGGACGATCGCTCGACTGGCGGTCCTCGCTCTGGGAGCGCTGGCGTCGGTCGACGCCATCGCCGACGAGGAGGCTCCGACGGTTGCGGCTATGGGGCCGGCGCTCGGGCCTGATCCCAATCAAAGCATGTCGATCGATGGATGGCTGGTCTACCCCACTTTCATGACAGGGGTGATTTTCAACGACAATATCTACCAGACCCAAATCAACCGGCGGGCCGGCGTGGGTTTGAGCCTGCAGCCGAACATTTTGGCCGAGCAGGACAACGGCCTGCACAAGACCAGCGTCCATATCAACGCCTATGCCGAAATTTATCCGGGGCAGGGCGGTTCCGAATTGCTGGTTTCTCCGGGATTGGCGCCGGCGGTCTATGTTTCGCCGACCAATGTAACCGGGAGGGCCGCGGTCAGCCATGTCTGGACGCCGATGGCTGATCTCTCGGTCAAAATCATCGGCGAATACGAACGCCAAAGCGGTTTGTTCGCCACAAATTTATGGGGCGCTCAGCCCGAGCCGGCCGTGGCGAGCGGCGTCGCCGTTTCGAGCGTCCCTCAATATTCAAATCAGTTCACCGGGCAGATTTCGGTGGAAAAGCAACTCGCCGATCGCTGGTTCGTAAGAGGCTCTGCGGGCGCGCAATATATTTCGTACGATAGTCGGCCTGTCGCCTCGACCTGGGCGCTCGGACTCTCTGGCGCGGTCTCGAATAATTTTGCCGCGCAGAACGGCAATTCCTACAATGCGGCTCTGCGCGCCGGTTTCTGGATCACGCCGCAGCTTTACGCATTCATTCAGCCGGAAGCCGACATCAGAATCTATCAGGAATCCTACACCAACACCAACGGCTACGACATTCTTTGCGGCGTGGGCTTTCCGCGAACCGGCCTTTATAGCGGCGAGATCTATGCTGGATACCAAACCCAAACGAGCGCGTGGGGCAATTACGGCGGCCGCGTCTCCAGTCCGGCACTAGGAGTTCGTTTCGCCTGGTATCCGACCGAATATTTCGTCCTGACGGCGAGCCTCAGCGAAACGCTCTCGACTGCGCCGAGTTTTTCTACGGCTTTCATAAACGGCGTTCCGTTTGCTTCGGTCATGGCTCCCGGCGAGGCGAACAACAGTCGTACGCTGCAGGCGCAGCTGCAGGGCGATTATTCTTTCTCGCCTTACTGGAAAGCGCATGTGCGCGGCGGTTTCGCGGATACGAAGTGGACCAATCCAACCAATGTTCAGACGATCTGGAACGCAGGCGGCGGCATCGAATACACGTTCTGGCGAAACGTTGCGCTGACGCTGGAATATCGCCTGGCTAAAACTTTCAATAGCCAGTCCGTCTGGTCCTCCTACAATCCGCAGATTCCCTCGGGATACACGCAGAACATCGTGTCTGCGGGGGTGCGTTACG
Proteins encoded in this window:
- a CDS encoding choice-of-anchor tandem repeat GloVer-containing protein; this translates as MHFISGAPNEHPRRFQRSEHTVTGFFSYSGRPVALYGTPLAGGAGQGVVFKLTPQGSDCAPRGQNLWCETVLHAFGGSDGSGAISGLTMDSSGTLYGTTQRGGRTTTA
- a CDS encoding class I SAM-dependent methyltransferase, which translates into the protein MAIYKAANLIEVYRAKSKSKDINELTGRTGRPDLTRFVTRNIIAKLPLNESSCVVDVGCGHGLLLHYAAEMGVNPYKGRLIGILPTKEEVSRVRAHLLDDPAVRSGLISIELGTAERTGLPDGFADVAVCNSVIHGAGRSLEDAKAALAEFNRILKPGCVLFLGELPDSDEFAGRNCGDSITGWLFYVLKNQGLDAFLARLKQVALALVGEEPFVVAPKKLFYSPPGEFIDLARQFGFEPIEHYRHVEIHQDAGEGESATRWDYLLRKISAVQN
- a CDS encoding glycosyltransferase family 2 protein; its protein translation is MRNEPLLTIGIPSYNRPKKLEELLDQLSAGLEAERFNVLLVDDGDNPQTLAVAAKFMERPGFSYLKNETNIGYARSFCRLIQQCPSEYLLATGDDDLVETANLERIEAVLQEKRPDFACPIYLLGGQIYRGVSVDRTILPAEYILCSGHAPGLVYRAEAFRPLLPVLHKRVEQRKSDAFCYPQVLCAIAALLQERQAVFLGVASAYDNESLPSDLTDSGGGRYWDYESRLQQFAAFDEFIANFPAAHESARAEMLRAHRSNFIHRVIFAWSQNDPASEARFERLMIRNQIARKMPRKLKELVKMALRSNA
- a CDS encoding FkbM family methyltransferase, which produces MNQRLIYDVGMHTGADCDFYLKKGFNVVGIEANPALVAHCEKRFASEIESGRLQIVNRAVSEAQGTIEFYIDDDNLLWGTAEPEARQRFQEMGHALRVIEVQATTMKEIFASFGVPYYMKIDIEGYDHLCLLGLEGISGRPRHISVEASATSFEATQAQLELLKSFGYTKFKRVLQNNVHKQKCPTPAREGKYVQYEFGASCSGLFGEELPGRWLSFDEAVRAYRIFYWKVGMIGPHTGVFRAVKSRLAGRILGRLFYPGGGWYDTHATY
- a CDS encoding class I SAM-dependent methyltransferase; the encoded protein is MPAFAAKGDEDFQSAYRGRSAEIFFANDGPVIYKWPHYFAVYDQLLGPLVGTEVRMLEIGVCKGGSLKLWREFFGPRAVIFGIDIDRRCAAFDGQFASVRIGSQDDSDFLRKVVAEMGGLDVVLDDGSHVASHQRASFNALFPLLSEGGLYIIEDMHTAYWAEYEGGLRKQGTAVEFLKEKIDEMHRHYRNPELNRPESMPEIESVQFFDSIAVVRKRKQLPRFHMPRPSPQ
- a CDS encoding polysaccharide biosynthesis/export family protein is translated as MLLSKMRIPRLWGAVLLICLTCAGCDTTSNLGPLSPEELDALNKSVEASPTLQAGEKIRITVFGEDRLSGEYEIDPAGYVSLPLAGNVKASGLSKPQLEQALAKKFRSEYLRDPKVTVDVASFRPFFIFGEVARPGKYPFESGLNAITATTLAGGSTYRASRTKILIQHSGEAGFHEYSLAPNVPVLPGDLIKVPERFF
- a CDS encoding acyltransferase family protein, which produces MKNRPEINGLRALAVLAVILFHAGFSPFRGGYVGVDVFFVISGYLITSIIVKDVEAGSFSFWDFYERRARRILPALFLVILCCIPFARLWMMPMELKAFSASVVWVCLFVSNILFWRQSGYFDEAAELKPLLHTWSLAVEEQFYIVFPVAVLFMWRFGRNRVKLSIAIVAVASLALSEYMSRSHPSVDFFWLPTRTWELMAGALCSFVTPKAGAIRDNFLSGVGLAAIATSVLIFNKTTPVPSLITLLPVLGTSLIILFAREETFICSMLSSGPLVAVGLMSYSAYLWHQPLFAFARLRSLKEPSPQLMILLSCMSIMLAYLSWRFVETPLRRKGAMPLPSGKIAFSALGLSAVLLVTLSWWSSNNIAFPKGLEALQDRIRVNYGLSEDCEGDMNGSRNCRTSEAPEVLLWGDSFSMHLADGIRASAAEVSLIQLTQSVCGPFIGIAPTSASYPVAWAKKCMAFNDHVIEFIKHTKSLKYVIMSSPFSQFVDDDSYVVVRDGSVVLGKEVALESFRSTLDTLMKLGVTPVVFAPPPSPGFNAGMCLVKANIYEAPPQTCSFTLVEAIERQRSVRDFLHEISKNYKVVWLDEAMCRGGDCFASRSNTFIYRDSAHLSHEGSALLGTEMNFYGLLASAAGNRMAE
- a CDS encoding outer membrane beta-barrel protein, whose amino-acid sequence is MNFRRTIARLAVLALGALASVDAIADEEAPTVAAMGPALGPDPNQSMSIDGWLVYPTFMTGVIFNDNIYQTQINRRAGVGLSLQPNILAEQDNGLHKTSVHINAYAEIYPGQGGSELLVSPGLAPAVYVSPTNVTGRAAVSHVWTPMADLSVKIIGEYERQSGLFATNLWGAQPEPAVASGVAVSSVPQYSNQFTGQISVEKQLADRWFVRGSAGAQYISYDSRPVASTWALGLSGAVSNNFAAQNGNSYNAALRAGFWITPQLYAFIQPEADIRIYQESYTNTNGYDILCGVGFPRTGLYSGEIYAGYQTQTSAWGNYGGRVSSPALGVRFAWYPTEYFVLTASLSETLSTAPSFSTAFINGVPFASVMAPGEANNSRTLQAQLQGDYSFSPYWKAHVRGGFADTKWTNPTNVQTIWNAGGGIEYTFWRNVALTLEYRLAKTFNSQSVWSSYNPQIPSGYTQNIVSAGVRYAY